In Oreochromis niloticus isolate F11D_XX linkage group LG22, O_niloticus_UMD_NMBU, whole genome shotgun sequence, the sequence GTCTTCCAGTTGATATCTGGAACATATCGATTTCAGTACGATATTATATATGGGAGAGAAACAATATCTTCATGGAATAAACTACGTATTCTCTTATTGTTGTTACCAAGTTCCTgggaaaagcagatttttcccACTGCTGACTCAGCTGGATCAGGGAGAGCGACTGAGGTAGATATTGAGCTGTCAGCGTTTTTATATAACATTAAAGTACCTGAGGAAATGGCACCAAGCACCACTGAGAATTCCTGAACACTGACTGGAAAATTATATAGTGCAAGGAATTCGTTTTAAGTAAGTAATTGTCCCTCTTTATTAACCAGCTGAGCCACCAATAGGATCCCATTTTGGACCCAAGTttctcctcccggtgggacaacAATAATTAGACAACAATGCAAACAGGATTTGTAAATGTGAACAATTAATAACATCTTCAGAAAGACACAAGAATGTTCATTAGACTGCCTAGACTAGCATGACAATGCTGGCCACCACGCAGAAGGAAATGTCCAGTGCACTGTAAGGCTGCTGTGTTGCTTAAGCTGGAAGAGCAACCATTAAAGTGATTGTGATTAACTTCACAAGGTGTCACTGATAGGCTTCCCAACAATAGTACTTGATATTTCTTTATACAATACTGACTAATTGAACTAATTGaaatacatccatccattcttttcCACTTTTCCTTGTAACAACCACCCGTCTTGTTGTTTTGATGCTAATCTCTTCTTTATCTTTCCTGCTTGTTTGGTGTCACGGGTCAtaagtttgacacccctggtacGGACACTGTGAACCTGAAATTTAAACTGGATTCATTTTAAGAATACTAATAACATTGATATCTTGCATTTTTGGAATAAAAAACAGTTATAAATTTATATATACAAGCACTGAATTTGTTTCTTCTTGTCTGTTAGAATCTCCATTAGTTATTCAGTAGTAACAGCTGCTATTCTTGGATTCCAAACAAAAACTTTGGTGAGAATGTTCTTCTTGAAATCAgagacctgaaacacacactcgTATCTGCTCCAGTCTTCTGGTCTAAATGATAAAACATTCAGATCAACACTCATCTGGAAGGTCCCATCATTGTTGGGGAGGATCTCTCTGTGGGGCACAACTTCATCGATCTCCTTTCCATCTTTCCTCCAGAACATCACGGCTCTGTCTGGGTAGAAACCTGTAGCGTGGCAGCTGActggagaggagggagtcctCTGGAGGAGAGACACTGAAGGAGGAActggagagagggagggtggGAAAGGGAGAGAGTGAGAATGGATGGAAGAAATAATAATGAGAAAGGAAAAACAGGTAAGGAAAGAAGATGAGAATAAACAAGTaattcaataaagaaaaaaagaaacactgacagtGAAACAAGTGTCGTCTACATGTTAGATGAAAAACATGGCTGCAGAAGTAGAAAATAACTGACATGAACTCAAAGATGTGAAAATCAAAACTAAATCTGTAATTCAAAACAGAGTGAGTGTCACCAGCTTATTAGCAGCTGGATACAGATGTATCATGGCACAATCTAAACTAAATGCAACTTTAGAAACATGCAGATATTATCAGTAACTACTGCATGAATTGAAATTCTGAACTCATGAATGCACTAAATGAAAACACATGGGTTCAGTTCATGTAAAATCATTCTTTTAATCACAAACATTCATATAAAATCATGTAGATCCATCCACCAGCAGCTGAAGCTAAAAGAAAAGTTGGAGAATACACTGTTTGGAAAACGCTGAAGAACTCTTTCAGTTCCTCTCCTTTCGGGGCGCAACAGCAGATTATCTACCTCAGTCTCAcctctctgtcacaccaaccctctgcgtgtccttcactacatccatgaggctcctctgtggtcttcctcttctccttctgCCTGGCAGCTTCACATTTAACATCCTTCATCTTAAAATATCCTCTATCCCTCctgtgcacatgtccaaaccatttcAGCTTCGCCTCTTTAGCTTCATCTCCAAACTGCCCTGCCTGAGCTGAGCTACCCCTCtgaggcattcatttttaattttgtccATTCTGAACATCTTAACATCTTCAGCTTTGCCTCCTGTCTTTTCGTTAATgccactgtctccaaaccataccTCATAGCATGTCTCACTGCCAGTTTGTAAACCttctctttcactcttgctgttATGCTCCTGACActcgtctccacccactccactctGCCTCTTTCTACCTGCCTCCCACTCATTCACACATGTATATTCTGTCTAGATCACAACGTTATTTGCAAATATCCCAGCccacagagactcctgcctgGTTCCATCTGTCATATGATCTATCATACACTCTATCTGGATCCACAAAGACAGAGCAACTCGTTctgagcttcttcttcttctcatgGCTTTACTTTTCCTCCCTGGTTTCACCTGTGTCCAAtcagctctgtgtgtgcatgcagatGTGTCTCTTTCTCTGACAGTTGTTAGTTTGTCTGTTTTGACTTTGATTTGAGCCAGTAGTCGACTCCAtagtttttgttcttttctagATTCTTTTTCGGCATTAGTTTGTTCTGATCAGCTTTCATCAGAGCTCCTGTTTTCTCAGTTCAGGTCTGCAtttgagtttgtgtttttttattgttgttgttgaagcttgacatttttctgcCCATGCAAATAACTGATTATCAGTTATGAATATCTAACTTTTTCAGAGAAGCCCCTTACCTACAAATAAAGGATAAAAACTACCCAGTGGATAGATATCTATAGACTTAGTGTAGAACTATAAAGAATATATGTCATAATGTTAAAACTGGAGAAAACCACGAGTGTCCATAATGCTGTGTGTGCTGGTCACCTGGTCTTGATTATTAGAACACTATAAGTAACATCGCACCACAAATTTCTGTTTCCTTATTTGTGTCTTGTGTCAAACTTACtgataaaaatgtgaaactATAATTGTCCATAATGTAGCAGTACAGCAGTATTTGCACACAACTTCTTTCATTCACCTTCAAAATCATTAAATACAAAATTAGCCTCAAAGCTTTGTCCTTTAAAAGATAACTGTGTTGTTAGAAAGATAACTCAACATAAAATAAACACCACTGCATTAATGAGGTCATGTGGTTCTACCTGTTCTCTGCAGGGAGCTGTTCCCACTGCCCAAAAACATCTTCAGCCGCTCTGGACAGATGTCAGTGAGGAAGACTTCAtttatctttgttttattaCTGTCAGCATCCCAGCTCTGTTTGGTAGCGTCAGCCTCTGGTTTCAGTGAAGCCCACGACAGTGTCTTCAGATCCAGTCCAATAAAGCCAGACTTCAAAAAGCCAGACTTCTCTCCAGTGCTTTCCTCAtattcacagaaaataaaataaataaataccgtAACCTTCACTTTGGTTGAACTGCTGTTTCAAACTAATAATCCGCGCTCTGTAGGCGCTTGGCTGAATGTTAAAGCACTCACGTTTGTACCACTTCAAATAAACTGCCTCAACCACAGCAACACCCACAAGCTCTGTGACGTTTGGTTTCCAGCAGATCAAGTGAAGTAATTTATCGGCGAGTGTTTCACTGTGAAACaagcattttaatattttataagattagataaataaaatatccaAAAAGTATGAAAAATATAACTCCTGtagttattttttgttatttcaagTGTGAGCAATGACCAACTGTGAGACAAGATTAGCAATAAAAACTACGTTTAAATCTATAAGAAGAGGATTCGGTTATTATTCCTGAACGTGGGtgtggaagttcagttaacaaAGGTCAGACTAACACAACGTTAAAGCAAACGCGCTGCagatgtgaaaagctgttaGAGCTCAAAGATTTAAAAGGTTTTATTACCTGCAgatgaaacagaataaaaaagaaGCCGAAGGAATGAAGTCATCCTGTCCTCATCTTGTAGTTACTGTTAGAATAACTGCTGATCTTGTTTACTCTCGATGTACCGTTACTGGAAACCCTTTAGGTTCAGTGCGTGTGGGATAAGGGCGTCTTCCTGTTCCTTTCACAGGAAAAGTCCtaattatatatacacatgtataagTATAggttgttttctctcttttatccCGTCCCTGACATACATGCTAAGTGACGAACGTGCATAAAATTGTTTCTAAAAATGTAGTAtcagttcagcacttttttcttcataaagaaataatatcattgttttggtttaaaaactaaatgtaatgtaatatgaAAATATAATAGGCAAAAATTGAAAAGCAAGTTACATTCcccttgaaataaaaaaaaaatagatgattCGTGGACAATAATgtgtcataataataataataataataataataataataataataataatattaataataataataataataatattaataataatgtgttGGGCTAAGAATTACACTAAAGACTGAAGACTGGACTTAAAGTGAAACTTTGGTTATCTGTTggcagtggcgtgtctagaaaatttttgttgggggggccaggtaggggcacagatttggagaagggtggcagatgtaattggcagataatgttaaaaaaaaaatctaccaacagttaaccatcattcaataaccctgtaaacctaataactgaatttgcttttgactcttattagaatgaggttttaaccactacggtgcaaagtttttagatactgcgttgatgaagtacaagagatacaatcagtgctttgtcagtgtttactcagcattcaaggacagcaatatttgcatagtatttttacggacatatagtgcacatatgttttgggcaaaaacatttttgaatattaaaatacgaacatttttaacatacaattgccaaattagccaatgcaaaactttatctgcctattaaaaaaagaagataatcttcttacaaactagtgtttgattttgaaacaggaaaaaagtggggaaacaaatgaaaagactaacatttgaatgaaacctgaaagcaagtaaatactttctatgctgccttatgataaactttggtaatattgatgtataaagaacaacactggctgatgatgaaatacagtcagctggcatggtgacactgccagtattaacctgcagggctggactgggacaaaaaattgggcattttgactacagaccggcccaccaggtattaaagccataaagtctttgaatgaaaacaaacactgttgtgacagtgatgtacactgtcttgttggtatatgtatgatttctatacattttacgtcagataaaaactttgttcgcaagattcagataattatttaataacagccagacattttaaatgagaattagaaagaaaagtatttctttgtgcccccctttccctgttaatgccctacctggccccctggcataactttgctagacccgcccctgcacagttaccagctgtcagctacacagaaaaggatcctggtgttatttgtctctcagaaacagttcataacttcccttcaactcattcatgtcacctaaaaggtaaacctgtttctccatcacctgttcagctctgatgattcagtaaggacatctcctggtttcatcttcatgtttccctctcaccacatatccaaacagacatcatgaccagcagcttttacagctgtggctccagcaaacatcagctgatactagaaattattattaaataaattctaacaacagctgatcaagcttaaaggtgctgctgttgtttagcgcgacatctggtggcttcctctttctgccgcaaagtgggcgataaacaaacaagagagaaaagccgatcagctgatcattgatcagtttcatgattgaagtagcaacaggagagggagggggagagaataagagaagaagaagcatctgcagcgtaaagacagaataactccagctttgtgtctttttttcattctggctgaagtccgggacaaactgcgtctcttctcagctcaatacgaaacatgtaatattttctctgaatcagggaccattccatttttaaggacccattggcaactctactaactaacctcatgaataaaataaagttcaacatcagtaacatcacagcacccgcccagctgtatagaaactccatcatgctagctagcacgcagtaagtgttattgtaactgactgtaaaaagtcagcacaacgaaaataaactccacctaaatttggtttatatctgacccagatagactgcaggtcataacttcttacctgaagttcagttcacctgacactcggactggcggccgcctcgggtctctcctcctcctgcctacccttccctcatccacctgctagccgctgtggaagctccgccatgctcgatggccagtccagctatgttaaactgttaatctttcgccgaaaaactgttttctgtgatgctgtctttcgtgcttggctctcctacctttgctaacatgatgctcatagcgcagaagccgatgctgcattcacttacact encodes:
- the LOC112843547 gene encoding major histocompatibility complex class I-related gene protein-like; translated protein: MFLGSGNSSLQRTVPPSVSLLQRTPSSPVSCHATGFYPDRAVMFWRKDGKEIDEVVPHREILPNNDGTFQMSVDLNVLSFRPEDWSRYECVFQVSDFKKNILTKVFVWNPRIAAVTTE